In Salmo trutta chromosome 37, fSalTru1.1, whole genome shotgun sequence, the following proteins share a genomic window:
- the LOC115177373 gene encoding uncharacterized protein LOC115177373 isoform X1 produces MEGFGRGRGVFMFNPSPPVGRGAAISPVTSTPLARPTAQASVRFPHDLELPQLSAFEPVSPSPRKEDVSMDFLADIVKQIGHSIGENIASCLESKAMGDGVGQKVDYVGGTMAGASSSLNVVVKNDVREPVCFRGDGSEKCTVHEWEETLLAYMQRKGYDGQERSDEVLGKLSGRARDVVRVSLRSNPVDLSQGPRPVFDILKRHFSDTVNSDMPLADVYSTLPMEGETPFDYWIRLNRAIEVAEDCLKRQNKELDNPSRVLTVMFVKHCPNPELSLIFMCKPLHEWTVAEVHGRLEEYQRKCKAPRPLRLAPLVTTLTQEVSRPGSAVANCPDPLQQPTTGSSEALDRVIGMLERVLEQRPQQPVGGYDNRFQGRPRRRVNPSLQCKVCGDANHSTMDHCYSNHLCFLCYAAGHTRQECPRTSSVTPVAPSNNDTAAGKLAGPHGMGGSAGPCEVPQSVSGVDLESVYSNVCDEVKSNEKVVMQNTQRVLHNDELFYTSVLLGDVIEVSAMIDSGSMACTLSSTVVPRLEKAGVLKSGSLSPTEVVLVGCGGLKTKPVGVCELNLSVYGSSVSVPVLVVDGQRDELILGSNVIKHLIRELKTTGDFWEKMSSSEHNGDDKLFRLLANVERWKGTEVPERVGTVRLKRAVTLEPMQEHLVWGRLCTPQNVSAGSAVVIEPTRARSRPKNILVGRTVATLWSDGWVPVKVINPSPKPVTVRRNAKIADVFPCMALEDFDTDYMDGPTVKPVPLVQQVHKMDDNPDFDNGSGDSLTVDSTVNPHRVTSEVLHELGLGDIDIESTQLSQQCKARLVQLIARYESIFSRHKLDCGKATGYVHRIRLSDTKPFRLPYRRLSPNHYDKLRQALDEMEEREIIRKSSSEYASPLVLVWKKSGDLRLCTDFRWLNARTVKDAHPLPHQADALAALGGNAFFSTMDLTSGYYNVEMHEDDKKFTAFTSPFGLYEYNRLPQGLCNSPATFMRMMLSIFGDQNFSSLLCYLDDVLVFAPTEELGLQRLESVFERLKAHNLKLSPKKCHFMKRSVRFLGHVISEGGVATDPEKVTAITGMTEKDLMEDNTDVPSQGKIRSFLGMIVYYQQFIEGCSTIAKPLHGLTTGTKAPRHGKGKRKRGIHRKLTAADWTGECKQAFSQLKQALLDQVMLAHPDFSRPFLLSVDASSNGLGAVLSQVPEDGSAARPVAFASKSLTYAQSKYPAHRLEFFALRWAVCEKFSHWLRGKPFTVWTDNNPLTYILSKPKLDACEQRWVAKLAPFEFDIKYIPGPKNVIADALSRQPFVQPSALHRITRVPYKALLEEAAGVRAEKVQDVFRWSTHPFDLESCSPSIEAGACEIVMDCQTSSYPSPGSLSKEAVSAVLRSQGEAGLQNCALLLPQLTQSLVPSEMSDVRVLSRDDLISKQRQDDALARVVFYVDRGRRPSRRERGHEPLEALRILKTWEKLTLKMGVLYRVTKSLLSKKKTYQYVVPTSMRATVLKGVHDEAGHQGQQRTLYLTRQRFFWHGLESDVREYVKTCKRCVFSKAPEPEARAPLENIITTEPLELVCVDFWSAEDSNNKSLDVLVVTDHFTKMAHAFLCPNQSAKAVALQLWNNIFCVYGFPRRIHSDQGANFESKLIAELLSAAGVQKSHTTPYHPMGNGGVERFNRTLGNMIRALPTRAKHRWPQKLKSLTFAYNCTVHETTGYAPFQLMFGRTPRLPVDMMFGTVLQDSEVVDYDEYIKSLTRDLREAMETVQVSATKQLKRHAGLYNRKIRGAPVEVGDRVLLANKGERGKRKLADRWENNLYIVTEKNRDIHIFKIQNMSTGQEKTVHRNLIMPVNFLPLPDTALETPNMGDREDPSEEMEDSSVNDIPEMDIGERTSVWVSEQTSGEGQPEHSEKETPDVLEDGPLARDPQNSPHSEGATGGTSVSELTFGEEMSEPSEEKRHSEDAAGSTSSSNSHGTLDLDYPPTVESDPPVVVVGEQVKRINSVRPVRSAAGRVKKRPVRLIETMQTQRVFHTEFIRIPVWV; encoded by the coding sequence atggaagGTTTTGGGAGAGGTAGGGGAGTTTTCATGTTTAACCCTTCACCGCCAGTGGGTAGGGGGGCAGCTATTTCTCCAGTTACTTCCACACCTCTGGCCAGGCCAACTGCACAGGCAAGTGTGCGCTTTCCACATGATTTAGAGCTACCTCAACTCAGTGCATTCGAGCCAGTTTCACCTAGTCCTAGGAAGGAGGATGTCTCTATGGATTTCCTGGCAGACATTGTTAAGCAGATAGGTCACTCCATAGGTGAAAATATTGCCTCTTGTTTGGAATCAAAGGCTATGGGAGATGGGGTAGGACAGAAGGTCGATTATGTTGGTGGTACCATGGCTGGGGCCAGTTCTAGTCTAAATGTAGTGGTGAAAAATGATGTCAGGGAACCAGTGTGTTTCAGGGGGGATGGTTCAGAGAAATGCACAGTGCATGAGTGGGAGGAGACCCTGTTGGCGTACATGCAGAGGAAGGGCTATGATGGGCAGGAGAGGTCAGATGAAGTTTTGGGTAAACTGTCAGGGCGGGCACGTGACGTGGTAAGAGTGAGCCTTCGCAGTAACCCAGTTGACTTAAGCCAGGGCCCTAGACCAGTTTTTGACATTCTGAAGCGTCACTTTAGCGACACAGTCAACTCCGACATGCCCCTAGCTGATGTTTATTCTACGTTGCCAATGGAAGGGGAGACTCCATTTGACTACTGGATCAGACTGAACAGGGCCATAGAGGTGGCAGAGGACTGTTTGAAGAGGCAGAACAAGGAGCTAGACAATCCATCACGTGTTCTGACTGTCATGTTCGTCAAGCACTGTCCGAACCCAGAGCTGTCATTGATATTCATGTGCAAGCCATTGCATGAGTGGACGGTTGCGGAGGTCCATGGCAGGCTGGAGGAGTACCAGAGGAAGTGCAAGGCTCCACGTCCCTTGCGGCTGGCCCCACTGGTCACCACACTGACGCAGGAAGTAAGTAGGCCAGGGTCAGCTGTTGCAAACTGTCCGGACCCCTTGCAGCAGCCCACAACTGGCTCATCCGAGGCATTGGATCGGGTGATTGGCATGCTTGAACGGGTCTTGGAGCAGAGGCCACAGCAACCTGTAGGCGGCTATGATAACCGTTTCCAGGGGAGGCCCAGGAGAAGGGTGAACCCGTCTTTGCAATGCAAAGTGTGTGGTGATGCGAATCACAGCAcaatggatcattgttattctaaccacCTATGCTTCCTCTGTTATGCAGCTGGGCACACACGTCAAGAATGCCCTCGCACTTCATCGGTAACTCCCGTCGCTCCATCAAACAACGACACAGCGGCAGGAAAACTAGCTGGCCCGCACGGGATGGGGGGAAGTGCTGGGCCTTGTGAGGTGCCCCAATCAGTTAGTGGTGTAGATCTAGAGTCAGTATATTCAAATGTTTGTGATGAAGTCAAGTCGAACGAAAAAGTTGTTATGCAAAATACACAGAGAGTGCTCCACAACGATGAACTCTTCTATACTAGTGTGTTACTGGGGGATGTTATAGAGGTGAGCGCTATGATTGACAGCGGTTCTATGGCATGCACATTGAGCTCAACAGTGGTGCCACGCCTTGAGAAAGCAGGTGTGCTCAAGAGTGGCTCCCTCAGTCCAACTGAAGTGGTGTTGGTTGGCTGCGGGGGGTTGAAGACCAAGCCGGTAGGTGTGTGTGAATTGaatctgtctgtgtatggcagcagtgtctctgtccctgttctagTAGTGGATGGCCAACGTGATGAGCTTATCCTGGGCAGCAACGTGATTAAACACCTCATCAGGGAGCTGAAGACGACTGGTGACTTCTGGGAGAAGATGTCATCATCTGAACACAATGGAGATGACAAACTGTTCCGTCTGCTGGCTAatgtagagagatggaaagggactgAAGTGCCAGAAAGAGTGGGCACAGTAAGGCTGAAGCGGGCGGTCACATTGGAGCCTATGCAGGAACATTTAGTCTGGGGCCGGCTGTGTACGCCTCAAAATGTATCCGCAGGCAGTGCTGTCGTTATTGAGCCTACGAGGGCACGCTCAAGGCCAAAAAACATTCTAGTGGGGAGAACAGTAGCGACATTGTGGAGCGATGGCTGGGTCCCTGTCAAAGTTATCAACCCCTCACCAAAGCCAGTAACGGTGAGACGGAATGCCAAGATAGCGGATGTTTTTCCTTGCATGGCATTAGAGGACTTTGACACTGACTATATGGATGGGCCCACTGTCAAACCGGTCCCCCTGGTGCAGCAGGTACACAAAATGGATGACAATCCAGActttgacaatggtagtggagatAGCTTGACCGTTGACAGTACCGTCAACCCGCACAGAGTGACAAGTGAGGTGTTGCacgagttagggttaggtgaCATTGACATTGAGTCCACTCAGTTGTCGCAACAGTGTAAGGCCAGGCTAGTTCAGCTTATAGCCCGCTACGAGTCTATCTTCTCCCGGCACAAACTAGATTGCGGGAAGGCTACGGGATATGTCCATCGCATCAGACTCAGTGACACTAAGCCTTTTAGGCTACCTTACCGTAGGCTCTCCCCTAACCATTATGACAAGCTCAGGCAGGCCTTGGATGAGATGGAAGAGCGAGAGATAATCAGGAAATCCAGCAGTGAGTATGCCTCCCCGCTCGTGCTGGTCTGGAAGAAGTCTGGTGATCTGAGACTGTGTACAGACTTCCGATGGCTCAATGCTCGCACCGTAAAGGATGCCCACCCTCTACCTCACCAAGCTGATGCTCTGGCGGCCCTGGGTGGCAATGCTTTCTTCTCTACAATGGATTTGACCTCCGGCTACTACAATGTGGAGATGCATGAAGACGACAAGAAGTTTACAGCCTTCACTTCTCCTTTTGGGTTATATGAATATAACCGTCTTCCACAAGGACTATGCAACAGCCCAGCTACATTCATGAGGATGATGTTGAGCATTTTTGGGGATCAAAATTTTTCTAGCCTCCTATGCTACCTGGACGATGTGCTGGTTTTTGCCCCGACTGAAGAACTTGGATTGCAACGCTTGGAGTCAGTTTTTGAGCGTCTCAAAGCCCATAATCTGAAATTGTCTCCAAAGAAATGCCATTTCATGAAGAGGTCAGTGCGGTTCTTGGGGCATGTCATCAGTGAAGGAGGTGTGGCCACAGACCCAGAAAAAGTGACGGCTATTACAGGGATGACAGAGAAGGatctcatggaggataacacggaCGTGCCTTCCCAGGGGAAGATTCGGTCCTTTCTCGGAATGATAGTCTATTACCAGCAGTTCATTGAGGGGTGCTCCACCATCGCTAAGCCGCTGCATGGGCTGACAACGGGGACGAAGGCACCACGCCACGGGAAAGGCAAGAGGAAAAGAGGAATACATAGGAAACTCACAGCAGCAGACTGGACTGGTGAGTGCAAACAGGCCTTTAGTCAGTTGAAACAAGCTCTCCTCGATCAGGTCATGCTAGCCCACCCTGATTTTAGTAGACCTTTCTTGCTGTCTGTAGACGCATCTAGTAATGGATTAGGTGCTGTCCTTTCCCAGGTGCCAGAGGATGGGTCTGCAGCCAGACCGGTAGCATTCGCTAGCAAATCACTTACTTATGCACAGTCAAAGTATCCTGCCCATAGGTTAGAGTTTTTTGCTTTACGGTGGGCTGTCTGTGAGAAATTTAGTCATTGGCTAAGGGGCAAGCCTTTTACTGTATGGACAGACAACAACCCATTAACGTACATCCTGTCCAAACCTAAATTGGACGCCTGTGAACAGAGATGGGTTGCTAAACTTGCTCCATTCGAGTTTGACATCAAGTACATTCCCGGTCCCAAAAATGTCATTGCTGATGCACTCAGTAGACAGCCATTTGTGCAGCCGAGTGCTCTCCACCGCATCACAAGGGTTCCATACAAGGCCTTGCTGGAAGAAGCTGCGGGAGTACGTGCTGAGAAGGTGCAAGATGTGTTCCGCTGGTCGACCCACCCATTCGACCTCGAAAGCTGCTCACCGTCAATTGAGGCAGGTGCCTGTGAAATTGTCATGGACTGCCAAACCTCCTCCTATCCTTCTCCTGGTTCTCTGTCAAAGGAAGCGGTGTCAGCAGTCCTGAGGTCGCAAGGGGAGGCTGGTCTACAGAACTGTGCGCTGCTACTGCCTCAGCTCACTCAGTCACTGGTGCCGTCTGAGATGTCAGATGTGAGAGTGCTATCCCGTGACGACCTGATATCAAAGCAGCGCCAGGATGACGCTCTCGCCAGAGTTGTCTTCTACGTGGACAGGGGCCGTAGACCTTCTAGGAGGGAACGTGGCCATGAACCACTCGAGGCTCTGCGGATTCTGAAGACCTGGGAGAAGCTCACTCTGAAAATGGGTGTACTGTATCGCGTTACCAAAAGTTTGCTGTCAAAGAAGAAGACGTACCAGTATGTAGTACCCACCTCAATGAGGGCGACAGTTTTGAAGGGTGTCCATGATGAAGCCGGTCATCAGGGGCAACAGCGGACGTTGTACTTGACGAGACAGAGGTTCTTCTGGCATGGTCTGGAGTCGGATGTCAGAGAGtatgtcaagacctgcaagaggTGTGTGTTCAGTAAGGCCCCCGAGCCAGAGGCCAGAGCTCCACTGGAGAACATCATCACGACTGAGCCCCTCGAGTTGGTGTGCGTGGACTTCTGGTCTGCTGAAGACTCCAACAACAAGTCCTTGGATGTCCTGGtcgtcactgaccattttactaagATGGCCCATGCCTTCTTGTGTCCGAACCAATCAGCTAAAGCAGTGGCCCTTCAGCTATGGAACAACATCTTCTGTGTGTATGGTTTTCCTCGTCGTATCCACTCTGACCAAGGGGCCAACTTTGAAAGTAAATTGATTGCTGAGTTGTTGAGTGCTGCAGGAGTCCAGAAGTCGCACACAACTCCCTACCATCCAATGGGGAACGGGGGAGTCGAAAGGTTCAATAGAACGCTGGGAAACATGATCAGGGCTTTACCTACAAGAGCGAAGCACAGGTGGCCCCAGAAGCTGAAGTCATTGACCTTTGCCTACAACTGTACGGTCCATGAAACCACGGGCTACGCCCCTTTCCAGTTGATGTTTGGGAGAACCCCACGTCTGCCTGTCGACATGATGTTTGGTACGGTGCTGCAAGACTCAGAGGTTGTAGACTATGACGAGTACATAAAGTCCCTGACGAGAGACCTGAGGGAGGCCATGGAGACGGTACAGGTGTCGGCAACCAAACAGCTGAAGAGGCATGCGGGCCTCTACAACAGGAAGATCAGGGGGGCTCCAGTGGAGGTCGGTGATCGGGTGCTGCTGGCGAATAAGGGTGAACGTGGAAAGAGGAAGCTGGCGGATCGTTGGGAGAACAACCTCTATATTGTTACGGAGAAGAATAGGGACATCCACATCTTCAAGATACAGAACATGTCGACTGGCCAGGAGAAAACGGTCCACCGTAATCTGATAATGCCTGTAAACTTCTTGCCTCTACCTGACACTGCCTTGGAGACACCTAATATGGGAGACCGTGAGGATCCGAGTGAGGAGATGGAGGACTCATCCGTGAACGATATACCAGAAATGGACATTGGTGAGAGGACTAGTGTGTGGGTATCAGAACAGACCTCGGGGGAAGGACAGCCGGAGCACTCTGAAAAAGAAACCCCAGATGTGCTGGAAGATGGGCCACTGGCGAGGGACCCTCAGAACTCACCACATTCTGAGGGTGCCACTGGTGGCACAAGCGTGTCAGAGCTAACCTTTGGGGAAGAAATGTCCGAACCCTCTGAAGAAAAAAGGCATTCTGAAGATGCCGCTGGTAGCACAAGCTCCAGCAACAGTCACGGAACCCTTGACCTTGACTATCCACCGACTGTGGAAAGTGACCCaccagtggtggttgtaggtgaacAGGTTAAACGTATTAACTCTGTTAGGCCTGTCAGGTCAGCGGCTGGTCGGGTTAAGAAACGCCCAGTGAGACTCATAGAGACTATGCAGACACAGAGGGTTTTTCATACAGAATTCATTAGAATACCTGTGTGGGTGTAG